A genomic segment from Myxococcus stipitatus encodes:
- a CDS encoding MBL fold metallo-hydrolase: protein MISVVRQQHPVGQGGFHSARIEAGGTGYNYIYDCGSNQKSALERELRRIHQRDEGLTTALDALFLSHLDEDHVSGVDSLLAKVDVRTVVLPYLHPFERLALVAEACEREELTPDRLGMIVRPEEWFRERGVERIVFVLEGREPPPRPDLPEAPPAPDKRHDGIIKYDGPHEPSEEDRADSPRLPQDTLVLYSGEPLRVYADGRVVWLLVPHVHPEPERLKPFVLEVQRLTGIREATITGVRFGSWLKKLIRDRRKRAKLADAYRLIRRDRNLTSMSLYSGPAWRGANHASRSFAGRRCCLPQKAGWLSTGDSMLTRKARVDKLVERLSSLLPEVGTFVLPHHGSRHNFSATTLETSISGVLWIACSGPNSYGHPHIELLESLEHRGDTWTVTHQESTRLLEVVRVK from the coding sequence ATGATCTCCGTTGTGCGGCAACAGCATCCGGTAGGCCAGGGAGGCTTTCACTCAGCCCGTATCGAAGCCGGGGGAACTGGCTACAACTACATCTACGACTGTGGCTCGAACCAGAAGTCCGCACTAGAACGAGAACTGAGGCGAATACACCAACGAGATGAGGGCCTCACAACGGCTCTCGATGCGCTTTTCCTGTCTCACCTCGATGAGGACCATGTCTCTGGAGTAGATAGCCTCCTCGCGAAGGTGGACGTGCGTACGGTCGTGCTCCCTTACCTGCATCCGTTCGAGCGCCTCGCTCTTGTTGCAGAAGCGTGTGAGAGAGAGGAATTGACCCCGGACCGCCTTGGTATGATCGTTCGACCGGAAGAATGGTTTCGTGAGCGCGGCGTAGAGCGGATCGTGTTTGTTCTCGAAGGGCGCGAGCCGCCCCCACGGCCGGATCTACCGGAAGCCCCTCCGGCTCCAGACAAGCGGCACGACGGTATAATCAAATACGACGGCCCCCATGAGCCCTCGGAAGAAGATCGTGCTGATAGTCCGAGACTACCACAGGATACGCTTGTCCTCTACTCGGGTGAGCCCCTTCGAGTCTATGCGGATGGGCGTGTCGTCTGGCTCCTCGTGCCCCATGTCCATCCGGAGCCCGAGCGGCTCAAACCCTTCGTCTTGGAAGTTCAACGCCTTACTGGTATTCGTGAAGCCACCATCACGGGAGTAAGGTTCGGGTCTTGGCTCAAGAAGCTCATCAGGGACCGGCGCAAGCGTGCCAAGCTCGCCGACGCCTACCGCCTGATTCGTCGAGATCGAAACCTGACCTCGATGTCACTGTATTCGGGACCGGCATGGCGCGGCGCAAACCATGCTTCGCGGTCATTCGCAGGTCGGCGGTGTTGTTTGCCCCAAAAGGCCGGCTGGCTCTCTACAGGGGATAGCATGCTGACGCGCAAGGCCCGTGTGGACAAACTTGTTGAGAGGCTAAGCTCGTTACTCCCTGAGGTGGGCACTTTCGTCCTCCCTCATCACGGATCTCGTCACAACTTTTCTGCAACCACTCTGGAGACCAGTATCAGTGGCGTTCTTTGGATCGCGTGCTCGGGCCCGAACAGCTACGGCCACCCTCATATCGAGCTTCTTGAATCGCTCGAACATCGAGGAGATACATGGACCGTCACACACCAAGAGTCGACCCGACTCCTTGAAGTCGTTCGAGTCAAATAA
- a CDS encoding ATP-binding protein yields the protein MVTGGFVERREDALFLCPPGTGKSHIAQAIGRTVIQSQGHRVLHREAHHLLEELAESSPEGTRRQKLDALTSAPLLIIDELGMRKLPATAAEDLLELIMRRYEKASTLITSNRPVEDWGKLLGDNAAVAAMLDRLLHHAHVVQFGPRSWCTKGAMDLQSAESAG from the coding sequence ATGGTCACCGGCGGCTTCGTGGAGCGGCGCGAGGACGCGCTCTTCCTCTGCCCTCCGGGCACCGGCAAGAGTCACATCGCCCAGGCCATCGGCCGCACCGTCATCCAGTCCCAGGGCCACCGCGTCCTGCATCGCGAAGCCCACCATCTGCTCGAGGAGTTGGCCGAGTCCAGTCCCGAGGGCACCCGCCGCCAGAAGCTCGATGCGCTCACCAGCGCCCCGCTGCTCATCATCGATGAGCTCGGAATGCGCAAGCTGCCCGCCACCGCCGCCGAGGACCTGCTCGAACTCATCATGCGCCGCTACGAGAAGGCCTCCACCCTTATCACCTCTAACCGGCCTGTGGAGGATTGGGGGAAGCTCTTGGGCGACAACGCCGCCGTTGCCGCCATGCTCGACCGGCTGCTGCACCATGCCCACGTCGTCCAATTCGGGCCCCGAAGCTGGTGCACCAAGGGGGCCATGGATTTGCAGTCTGCCGAGTCCGCAGGGTAG